GCAATTTTACTTATCTCTGTTCTAAATAGGTTTTTACTCATTATTTCTTTATCCTTTCATATAAATATAACTTTATAATAAAAAGCAGCTCTACTATTTAAAGTAAAGCTACTTTAATTTAGTGCTTATTTAACTAAAGATATTCCTAAAGAAATGGCTTTTTTGTTTATTTCAACAAAACGTTCTTTAACGTTTTCTTCAATAATTTTATTCCAATTAACAGACTCTAAATTCATAGATTTTACTAGGGTACCTAATAGTATTACATTCATAACTTTTATGTTGCCAAGCTCACGTGCTAGCTTGGCTGCATCTAATACTTGAGTGTCTACAACAGATTTAATTTTATCAATTATACCCTTTGGGTATTCGGCAACACCATTAAGTATAGGCATTGACTCAATAGCAAAATCATTTACTACTACTTTACCATTAGGCTTTAAATATTTTAAATAACGTAAAGCTTCCATTTTTTCAAAAGCTATTAATACATCTGTGCTACCTATCTCAATTACTGGAGATGAAACTTTTTCTCCGTACCTTACCTGTGATGATACTGAGCCACCACGCTGTGACATACCATGAATTTCACTCATTTTTACATCGTAACCAGCCTCAAGAAGACCAGTAACTAGAAGTTTACTTGCTAAAATAGTTCCTTGGCCACCTACACCAACTAACATAATACTCTTAGTCATAATTACCTTTGCTCCTTTGAAATAGCGTTTACAGGACATGTTTGTAAACAAACCTCACAGCCTACACATGAATTATAATCAATACTAGCTTTTCTGGTTTCTTTGTTAAATGATAATGCTGGACATCCTGTTTTAATACATTGACGACAGCCAATACATTTGTCATGGTCTATAGTACATTTTTCTCTAAAGGCATTTGTAAATTCATCTTTATCCTCTTGAGAGAATTTTTTAAGAACACAAGGCCATCTGGTAATAATTACACATGGTTGATCTAAAGCAAATGCCCAATTTAAGGTTTCTTTTACTTTTTTAAGATTATTAGGATCTATTGTTTTAACATGTTTAATGCCACAGGCCTTAACTAAAACCTCTAAATCTAGGTTAGGGGCTGATTGACCACCCGCTGTATATCCTGTTCCTGGGTTCTGTTGATGACCAGTCATACCTGTAATGCGGTTATCTAAAATAACATTAACTGTATTACTTTGGTTATAAGCAACATTTAATAAGGAGTTAATGCCTGTATGGAAAAATGTTGAATCTCCTAATACAGATACAACTCTCATATCGTTATCTTTATTCATGTTAAAGACTTTTTGGGCACCATGTCCCATACTCAATGAACCGCCCATACAAACTACAGCATCCATAGCATTATAAGGTGGAGCAAATGCTAAAGTATAACAACCAATATCACCACTTATAAATACATTACGCTTTTTAGCTAACTCGTAAAAGAAGCCGCGGTGAGGACATCCTGCACATAGGGTTGGTGGTCTGGCAACTACCTCATCTGCTGTAAACTCTGCTGTTTTAAGTTGCTCTCCATAAAACGCCTTACGAATAACGTCTGGAGTCATTTCACCAGTGAATGGGAAGATATCTTTTCCAATACATTCAATGCCATTAATTTTTAATTGCTCTTCTATATATGGATCATTCTCTTCCACTATATAAAGCTTGTCTACCTGATTAGCAAACTCTCTTATTTTTTCAATTGGCAAGGGATTAGAAAAACCAATTTTAAAGTACGAAGCCTCTGCTCCAAATACTTCATAAGCATAGTGATATGAAACCCCTGAGGCCACAATACCAATTTTAGTATCATTTATTTCTGAAAAGTTTAAAGGAGAATTGTTTGAGTAATCTTTAAGCTTAATCATACGCTCTTCAACTTTGTAGCGCATTTTACGTGAGTTAGCTGGAACAGATACAGTTTTCGAAGCATTTTTTTCATATTTTACAATAGGAACCTCTACCCTATCATTACAATCAACAATACCTTTAGAGTGACATAGGCGTGTTGTTAATCTATATAAAACAGGGGTATCATATTGCTCACTAACTTTATAAGCCTCTTTAATCATTTCTTTAGCTTCTTGACTTGTTGCAGGCTCAAACATGGGAATTTTAGCAAACTTTGCATAATTACGATTATCTTGCTCATTTTGAGAAGAGTGCATTCCAGGTTCATCTGCACTTACTAAAACAAAACCACCATTCACCCCAATATAAGATAAAGTAAATAATGGGTCAGCAGCAACATTTACACCAACGTGTTTCATAGAAGCAATAGATCTAGCTCCAGCAAATGCTGCTCCAATTGCAGACTCTAAAGCTACCTTTTCGTTTGGTGCCCATTCTGCGTAAATGTCGTTTTTGTAGTTTAAAATGTTCTCTAAAATTTCAGTACTTGGGGTACCTGGGTAAGCTGCAGCATAACGTACTCCAGCTTCATAAGCACCTCTAGCAACTGCTTCGTTACCGGTCATTAACTTCTTCATTTAGCAACCTCCTACAAATTTTTCATATATTTATTTGCTTAATATATTAATGCTAGTTGGTACTAGCATATTTTATGTTATTAACTTACTGCAACAGCCAACACAATTGATAAATACTTTTCTTCTACAGTGGCACCACGAGATGTTAAAATAATAGGCACTTTAGCACCTACTATTAAACCAGCCATTTTTGCTTTTGCAGAGTAAATTAATGACTTACCTAAAATATTACCAACGGTTATGTTCGGTACTAAAAATATATCTACTTCACCTGTTACTTCGCTATGGTAGTTTTTAATTTCTGCAGACTCTTTGTTCAAACTTAAATCATAAGAAATTGGACCTTCAACTATACAGTTTTTAATGATACCTTCTTGATTCAATCTTTTTAACTCTGCCGCATCAACTGTTTCAGGCATTTTAGGATTAACCTTCTCTACTGCAGCTAAAACTGCTACATTAGGTTTTTCATAACCTAATTTATTAAAAACTTTAACTGCATTTTCAAGTACTGCTCGTTTTTGCTCTAGGTTAGGATACATTACCATACCACCATCGGTAGTAACTAAAAGCTTGTGGTAGTTTGGCACCTCATTAAACGCCATATGAGACATAACACTACCTGTTCCTAAACCATGTTCTTTATTCACAACTGCTTTAAGCAGATTTTTAGTTTGGATTAAACCCTTCATAATAAAGTCGGCTTGATTATTTTTTACTAAGTCAACTGCCTTTTGAGCTGCCAAAGGTTCATCTGTTTCATTAATAATAGTAACAAGGTTTAAATTCACAGCAAAGCTATTTAGTATCTCTTCAATTTTTGATTTATTACCAATAAGTATAGGAGTAACTAAGCCCTCTTTCATGGCCTTAATTACAGCCTCTAAAGTATGTTCTTCATGAGCACAAACAACCGCAATACGTGCGGTTTTTACATTACTCTTTAAAGAACGCTCTAAATCAGCAAAAGATTTAATCATATAACGCTCTCCTTTTATGCTTATTAATTTTCACTTTATCTAAAATAAAATTTAATAGTACATTACTATTCTAAACTATACAGTAACTGGAGAGTCAAGAATTTTTACATTTTTTTCATATAAAAAATCTAATTTAGGCTATTAGGCTATTATCAGTATTAAAAGAAAATGCTAAAATGATATTTACAAGTATTAACAATTTAAATTACAGGAGATAATAATGGACAATAAAAATCAAAATAACAAGCAATTAAAAGTAAATAGAGAAAAATCAAAAAAAAGAAATAAAAAATTAATGATAATAGTGGCTGTTGCCATTTTTATTATTTATGTTATGTATACAAACTTAGAGGCCATTACACTTAAAGTTCAAGGAGACAGCCCTGCAATCTTTGAGATTATAGATAATAAAGCTTACATTAATGGGGTTATTAGTAAAAATACAGCTCGAGATTTTGAGGCAGTAATTGCTAACTATCCAGAGCTTACAACAGTTGTTTTTGACTTTGTTCCAAGTTCGATAAATGATGATGCCACCTTAAAAGTTTGTGAAATGATTAATTCAGCCAAGCTAAACACCCTTGTTCCATACAATGGTTTAGTAGCTGGGAATGCCGTAGATATATTTTTAGCTGGAGTTTCCCGAACAATAGAGTCTGGAGCTAAAATTGGTGTTCGTGCCCGTACCATAAATAAAACCGTTGTAAACAATTTAGCTAAAAGTAACAATAGTCATCAGAGATTTTTAGAGCTGTATAAAAAGATTGGGGTCTGTGAGGAATTTTATTGGTTCACAGTTAATGCTCCTGTTGATAAAATAAAGTGGCTGACTGATGAAGAAATAAAGCAATACAATTTATCTACAAAATAACATTAGAACTTTAACTAAGGGATATAACTTTTTAATAACTAATTCTCTAACACATAATTAAAACCTTTATATTAAATAGTCTTAAACTAATTTTAACCCCCATCTTTTTAATTTATGTTAGTATATTTAAAACAAAATGACATAATGATCTTATGGAGGATTTATGAACAATACATTTTTTAAAATATCCCAAAGTAAACAACAAACAATAATTAATGTTGCGTTTAAACACTTTGTTAAACATGGCTATGAAAATACGTCTTCAAACTTAATTATTAAGGAGTTAGATATTTCAAATAGAAGCCTAATTAAGTACTTTTCAACTAAGTTAGAGCTTTATAGCTATCTGGTTGAAATTGCCTCTACCAAGCTCTTAAGCCATATTGAACAACACCAAATAACCGGTAAAAATTGGCGACAGCGTTTAATGAGTTATGCAGCTATAGAATTCGATTTTTTAATAAAGAATCATTTAATGTACAAATTTTTTAATAAGGTAGGGAGTGAGCTACATCATCCTAACTTGGCTAGCTTAAAAGAAAAACTAAATTTGCAAGCTAACTGTTATCTTAATGTTATTTGTAAAAGCATAAAATTACCAGCAAGTCCTAATAATATATTAAAAAAACACGTTGCTTTTATCTTAAAAGGCTACAATGAATCTGTTATAAGTAAATTTAAAGTTAACTCAGTTACAGTTAAAGACAAACAAAATTATTTAAATGGCTTACAACAGCATTTAGAATTTATTTGCGAAAATGTTAGTTAGCTAAGTTTTAAAAATAAGCTTATTTTTTATTATTTAAACAGTTCATAAAATAATGTTTATACTGGAGGTAACTTATGAAATGGGATAGCAGTTCTTTATTAAACAATACAAGACGTAGGCCTTCGAGATCTGGAAAGTTAGCTAATGATAATAGAAATGTAT
This Clostridium sp. 'deep sea' DNA region includes the following protein-coding sequences:
- a CDS encoding indolepyruvate oxidoreductase subunit beta, with protein sequence MTKSIMLVGVGGQGTILASKLLVTGLLEAGYDVKMSEIHGMSQRGGSVSSQVRYGEKVSSPVIEIGSTDVLIAFEKMEALRYLKYLKPNGKVVVNDFAIESMPILNGVAEYPKGIIDKIKSVVDTQVLDAAKLARELGNIKVMNVILLGTLVKSMNLESVNWNKIIEENVKERFVEINKKAISLGISLVK
- a CDS encoding TetR/AcrR family transcriptional regulator, with translation MNNTFFKISQSKQQTIINVAFKHFVKHGYENTSSNLIIKELDISNRSLIKYFSTKLELYSYLVEIASTKLLSHIEQHQITGKNWRQRLMSYAAIEFDFLIKNHLMYKFFNKVGSELHHPNLASLKEKLNLQANCYLNVICKSIKLPASPNNILKKHVAFILKGYNESVISKFKVNSVTVKDKQNYLNGLQQHLEFICENVS
- a CDS encoding bifunctional enoyl-CoA hydratase/phosphate acetyltransferase; amino-acid sequence: MIKSFADLERSLKSNVKTARIAVVCAHEEHTLEAVIKAMKEGLVTPILIGNKSKIEEILNSFAVNLNLVTIINETDEPLAAQKAVDLVKNNQADFIMKGLIQTKNLLKAVVNKEHGLGTGSVMSHMAFNEVPNYHKLLVTTDGGMVMYPNLEQKRAVLENAVKVFNKLGYEKPNVAVLAAVEKVNPKMPETVDAAELKRLNQEGIIKNCIVEGPISYDLSLNKESAEIKNYHSEVTGEVDIFLVPNITVGNILGKSLIYSAKAKMAGLIVGAKVPIILTSRGATVEEKYLSIVLAVAVS
- the iorA gene encoding indolepyruvate ferredoxin oxidoreductase subunit alpha — translated: MKKLMTGNEAVARGAYEAGVRYAAAYPGTPSTEILENILNYKNDIYAEWAPNEKVALESAIGAAFAGARSIASMKHVGVNVAADPLFTLSYIGVNGGFVLVSADEPGMHSSQNEQDNRNYAKFAKIPMFEPATSQEAKEMIKEAYKVSEQYDTPVLYRLTTRLCHSKGIVDCNDRVEVPIVKYEKNASKTVSVPANSRKMRYKVEERMIKLKDYSNNSPLNFSEINDTKIGIVASGVSYHYAYEVFGAEASYFKIGFSNPLPIEKIREFANQVDKLYIVEENDPYIEEQLKINGIECIGKDIFPFTGEMTPDVIRKAFYGEQLKTAEFTADEVVARPPTLCAGCPHRGFFYELAKKRNVFISGDIGCYTLAFAPPYNAMDAVVCMGGSLSMGHGAQKVFNMNKDNDMRVVSVLGDSTFFHTGINSLLNVAYNQSNTVNVILDNRITGMTGHQQNPGTGYTAGGQSAPNLDLEVLVKACGIKHVKTIDPNNLKKVKETLNWAFALDQPCVIITRWPCVLKKFSQEDKDEFTNAFREKCTIDHDKCIGCRQCIKTGCPALSFNKETRKASIDYNSCVGCEVCLQTCPVNAISKEQR